AGCAACTCTCCCCCCTTGGATTGCAGGGTTTCGCCGACCGAGGCGAGGGTCGAGCGCAGCACCGATTCCTCGTTCAGCAATTCGGGGAAATGCTGGGTCAGGAAGGCCTGAAACTTGTCAATCAGCTCGGGCGCTGTCTGGAACAGCTGGATCGTCTGGTTGATCAGCGTCGGGATCACCAGCAGCGCCAGCACGACGAAGATCATGACCGCGCAAAGCGTGATCAGCGTCGTGGCCAGCGCGCGCGAGGCACCCCAGGCTTCGATCCGGTCGGCAATGGGGTCGAGGAAATAGGCGATCGCGGCGCCCAGCAGGAAGGGCATGATGACATCGCCCATCCACCAAAGCGCAAAGATGAACACCGCAGCCGCGATGCCCCAGTATTTCAGTTGCTGGCGGACGGGCAGGGTCAGGGCGTGATCTCCTCTTTTCCTCTATCTCACCTTGTCAGGCGCGGAATTCAAGCGTTAAGCAGGGGATCCGGGGGCAATAGCCATTGCCCGCGTGTTTCGCCTCTAATAAACCAAGCGGCGAGTTGATTGAGAGGCCAAAAGCCAGATGCGTCTGTCCCGCTATTTTCTGCCCGTCCTGAAGGAAACCCCTGCCGAGGCGCAGATCGCCAGCCACCGGCTGATGCTGCGCGCCGGGATGATCAAGCAGGCCAGCGCCGGGATCTATTCCTGGCTGCCGCTTGGCTACAAGATCCTGAAGAAGATCGAGACCATCGTGCACGAGGAACAGGTCCGCGCCGGCCATATCCCGATGCTGATGCCGACGCTGCAAAGCGCTGACCTGTGGAAGGAAAGCGGCCGCTATGACGCCTACGGTCCCGAGATGCTGCGCATCCGTGACCGGCAGGACCGCGACATGCTTTACGGGCCCACGAACGAGGAGATGATCACCGACATCTTCCGCAGCTACGTGCGTTCCTACAAGGATCTGCCGCTGACGCTGTATCATATTCAGTGGAAGTTCCGGGACGAGATCCGCCCCCGCTTCGGCGTCATGCGCGGCCGCGAGTTCCTGATGAAGGACGGCTACAACTTCGACCTGACCAAGGAAGACGCGCTGCACGCCTACAACCGCCACCTTGTCAGCTACCTGCGCAGCTATGAACGCATGGGCCTTCAGGCGATCCCGATGCGCGCCGACAGCGGCCCGATCGGCGGCGACGACACCCATGAATTCCTCGTGCTGGCGGAAACCGGCGAAAGCGAGGTCTTCTATGACGCCGAGATCACCGATCTGAAGTTCGGCGACCGCGAGATCGACTACGATTCGGTCGAGCAGTGCCAGGGCGTGCTGGAGGAATTCACCAGCCGCTATGCCCGCACCGACGAAACCCACGACGAAGCCGTCTGGGCCGATGTCCCCGAAGACCGCCGCCGCGTGGCGCGTGGCATTGAGGTGGGGCAGATCTTCTACTTCGGCACCAAGTACTCCGAGGCGATGAACGCCGTGGTGCAGGGGCCGGACGGCAAGCAGGCGCCGGTCCACATGGGCAGCCACGGCATCGGCGTCAGCCGCCTGCTGGGCGCGATCATCGAAGCCAACCACGACGACAAGGGCATCATCTGGCCCGAGGGCGTCACGCCGTTCCACGTCGGGATCGTCAACATCAAGTCCGGCGATGCCGAGGCCGACGCGGCCTGCGAGGACCTTTACAAGAGCTTCGTCAAGCTGGGCCTGGAGCCGCTTTACGACGACCGCAACGAACGCGCGGGCGGCAAGTTCGCGACCATGGACCTGATCGGCCTGCCCTGGCGGGTCACCGTCGGGCCGCGCGGCCTGAAGAACGGCGTGGTCGAACTGACCTCGCGCCGCACCGGCGAAAGCGAGGAACTGCCCCCCGAAGAGGCCGTCGCGAAGATCGCGGCGATCTACGCGGGGGTCTGATCCTGGCCATCGGGAATGGACGAAAAGGCGGGCCCCGTGGGGTCCGCCTTCTGCTTGCTGGCGCCAGGCGTCAGTAGCCGCGCTCCCGATCGACCAGGTACAGGAAGGGCTGTCCGGCCTCACCGCGCTTGATGTTCTCGGCAATGACCTCGGCGGCGGTAATGGCCCGCGTGGCCGAGGCGATATGCGGGCAGACCGTCACGCCCGGATGGGCCCAGAAGGGATGCTCCACCGGCAGCGGCTCTGCCCGGAAGACATCCAGCGTGGCGTGGGCGACCTGACCGCTGTCGAGCGCCGCGATCAGCGCCTCGTCGACGATAAGCGGGCCGCGGCCGGGGTTCAGGAGGACGGCGCCGTGCGGCAAAAGCGCCAGACGCTCGGCATCCAGAAGGTCCTCGGTCTCGGCCGTCAGCGGCAGAAGCAGGATCAGGATCTGCGCCCCGGAAAGCGCCGTTTCCAGGCCATCGGCACCATGCAGGCAGGTGATGCCTTCGATGTCATGGGGGCTGCGGCTCCACCCGGTCACGGGGAATTCGAGGTCGGTGAGCGCCTTCGCGCAGGCAGTGCCCAACTCGCCAAGTCCAAGGATCGTGACAGGACGTTCGCGGGCCAGAGGCGGGACCCGGTGTTCCCAGGTGCCGTCCTGATGGTTCAGGAAGTAGTCGATATCCAGGTGATGGCGCAGGGCGTGCCCGGTAACCCATTCGATCATGCCGCGGGTCAGCCCGTGATCGACCATGCGGCACAGCGGCTGGGTCAGGGTGTCGTTGCCGACCACGCTTTCGACCCCGGCCCAGAGGTTCAGCACCGCCTTGCAGCGGGTGAAGGGCGTGAAATCCTGAATCTCGGAATTGGGCGCATAGACGATGTAATCGACCTCTTCAGGCGCAAAGTCCTTCCGCAGGTCGATATCGTCCAGCCCGGCTTTTGCGAAGGCGTCGCGCAGGGGGGATTCGTATTCTTTCCATTTCGGAGAGATGGCGGCGAAGAGGACGTTCGTCATGGGGACCTTTCGGGGCGGATGGAAACTGCCCGCAAGGTAACAGCGCAATTGGTGGGCACAACCTGGGCAGGGCCCGCGCGCGTCCTGAACGCAGCCTCAGCGCGGTTTATGGACATGCGCGCTTTGTACGAGGCCGAAGGCGAGCATCAGCACCAGCATCGCCGAGCCGCCATAGCTGACCAGCGGCAGCGGTACACCGACAACCGGCGCGAGGCCCATGACCATCGACATGTTCACGGCAAAGAACAGGAAGAACGTCGTGGCTATCCCAAGGGTCAGCAGCGCGGCATAGCGGTTCTGGTTGTTCATCGCCGAGGACACGCAGAACAGGATGATCAGCGCATAGAGGATCAGCAGGCTGGTCCCCCCGATGAAGCCGAATTCCTCGGCCAGGGTGGTAAAGATGAAATCGGTATGTTTCTCGGGGAGGAAGTTCAGGCGGGACTGGGTCCCCTGCATGTAGCCGCGTCCGGCCCAGCCCCCCGAGCCAAGCGCGATCTTGGACTGGGTGATGTGATAGCCCGCGCCAAGCGGGTCCTGCGAGGGGTCCAGAAACGTGTCGATGCGGCGGAACTGGTAATCCTTGATCAGCTGCCAGTCGGTGCCCCGGCTTTCGAAGACCGTCCAGACAAGGCCGACGGCCGCGCCGATGACGGCGGCGAAATAGGCCCAGTGCACGCCAGCCAGGAACATCACCGCTCCGCCCCCGGTCAACAGCAGGATCGCGGTGCCGAGATCGGGCTGTTTCAGCACAAGGACGGTCGGCAGGATCACGATAAGCACCGGGATCGTCACCCAGACCGGATGCGACACTTTGCGCACGGGCAGCCAGTCGTAATAGGCGGCCAGGAACATCACCAGCGCGATCTTCATCAGTTCAGAGGGTTGCAGGCGCAGCGGCCCGATGTCGATCCAGCGTTGCGCACCCATGCCGACGGTGCCGAAGAATTCCACGAAGACCAGCAGCATCAGCGAGATGGCATAGGCCAGTACCGACATGTTGCGCCAGAACCAGATCGGCACCATGGCGATCACGAACATCATCACCATGCCGACGGCGAAACGCTTCATCTGCGGCTCGGCCCAGGTCGACAGGTTGCCCCCCGCCACCGAATACAGCATCAGGAACCCCGCCGAGGCGACCGCAGCGATCAGCAGCGCCAGGGGCCAGTTGAAATAAAACACCTTGCGCAGCCCCGACGGGACGCTCTTGACGGAATATTCCAGGTAGCTCATGCGCGGCTCATCTTCTCGCGGTCGATGCGGGGGCGCAGGGCGCGCAGGCGTTTCTGCTGCTCGGCGATGTGCTCGCGATCCTTGGCCGGGTAGGCATCCAGTGGCGGGTCACCGTCGTAGATCGCCTGAAGCGTGATGTCGCGGGCGATCGGTGCGGCGACCGAGGACCCGCCACCGCCATGTTCCACCACCACGGCCACGGCGACCTTCGGGTTGTCATAGGGTGCGTAATCGACCCAAAGCGCATGGTCGCGGCGCTCCCAGGGCAGATCCGCGTTGGAGGTCACCCCCATGGCCCGCTCGGCGGCGGTGATGTTGCGGACCTGGCTTGTGCCGGATTTCCCGGCCATGCGCAGGTTCTCGGCAATCACGCGGGACCCGTAGCCGGTGCCCCGGCGGGCATTGGAGACCTCGAACATGCCTTCACGCACGGTCCGCAGGCTGCTTGCCGAAATGCCAAGGCTTTCGCCCGCGCCCGAGGGCTGTTCGACCCCGTCGATGGTCTTGATCAGCCGGGGCGTGACATTGTTGCCCGAGGCGATCCGCGCCGTCATCACGGCCAGTTGCATTGGCGAGGCCAGAACGAAGCCCTGCCCGATGGAAGAGTTCACCGTATCCCCGATCACCCATTCCTGACCGCGCACTTCGCGCTTCCATTCCTTGGTGGGGGCCAGCCCCGTCGCCACCGCCGACATGGGCAGGTCATGCGGCACGCCGATGCCGAGGCGGCGGGCCATGTCTGAAATCCGCTCGATTCCGACTTCCAGCGCCAGCTGGTAATAGAAGACGTCGCAGCTTTCGCGCAGCGAGCCGACGGTATTGAGCGAGCCATGCCCTCCGGACCGCCAGCAGTGGAACCTCCGGTTCGACACCTCGAGGTGGCCGTTGCAGTAATAGGTGTCGTGTTCGGTGATGACCCCGGCTTCCAGCCCCGCCAGCGCCACGACCATCTTGAAGGTCGAGCCGGGCGGGTAGATCCCCTGCACGGTCTTGTTGGCCAGGGGGCGGAAGTTGTTGCCCGTCAACATGCGGTAATCGGCGACCGAGATCCCGCGCACGAAGAGGTTGGGATCGAAACTGGGGGCCGAGCCGATGGCCAGGATGTCGCCATTGGTGCAATCGATGACCACGGCGGCGGCGCTTTCTTCGCCAAGGCGGGCCTGGACGTAGTTCTGCAGCAGGTAATCGGTGGTCAGCTGGATATTTGCCCCGGCCTGGCCTTCGCGGCGGTCCAGTTCGCGCATGACGCGGCCCACGGCATTGACCTCGACCCGCTTGGCGCCGGCCGAGCCGCGCAGGGAGTCCTCCATCTTGGCTTCCAGCCCGACCTTGCCGATCTGGAAGCGCGGGATCATCAGCACCGGGTCGGGATCCTCGATCTTGCCAAGGTCGTAATCCGACACCGGCCCGACATAGCCCACCACATGGGCGAAATCCTGATTCAGGGGATAATTGCGCGACAGGCCGACCTCGGGCGTGATGCCGGGCAGGGCGGGGGTGTTGACGGCAATGCGCGACACATCTGTCCAACTGACCCGGTCGGCGAGCGTGATCGGCAGGAAGGGGGCCGAGCGCTGCATTTCGGCGCGGGCGCGGGCGATGTCCTGTTCATCCAGGTGCACCAGTTGCGACAGGCGGTCGATGACCGCATCCACGTCGCCGGCGTCCTCTTCGACCATGGTGATCCGGTAGGCCGGTTCATTGCTTGCGATGGCGATGCCGTTGCGGTCGAATATCTCGCCCCGCGACGGCGGGATCAGGCGCATGTTGATGCGGTTCTCTTCGGCCAGCATGCGGAACTGGTCGGCCTGATCCACCTGCAGGAAGCGCATGCGCCAGGCCAGCAACCCGACGAAGCCAAGCTGCATCCCGCCCAGCACCAGCGTGCGTCGTCCGATCCGCCGGGTCGAAACCTGGGTGTCCTTCGCGGTGCGTCTCATGGCAGACAGCTTTTCCTTTGCGGGGCGCGGGTCATATCCGGTGCCCCAGGTTGTCGACTTCGCCCACGGCAGCGCGGCGCAGGCCGAAGAACAGGTTCGAAAAGACCGAAGCCGCCGGATAGATCGCCACGGTGGCGACAAGCTGGCTGAGGGTCACGGCGATCTGCGGCCGGTCGAGAACGAACAGGACCAGCCCCAGGCGGTAACTGAGCAGGATCACCGCGCAGGTGACCGATGCGGCCAGCCATTCGGTCAGGAAGGTCCGTTCCCGCATGGCGCGGGAATAGCGTTTCAGCCGGTGGATCAGGAACAGGCTCAGCGCGGCCAGCAGGCCGGGTGGGCGCATCAGCAGCAGGTCCGAGAACAGGAACAGCACTGCCAGCATGGGCGAGGGCACCAGTTCCGGCCGGCGGATGGCCCAGACCAGGGTCAGCGCCAGCATCAGGTCTGGCCCGGCCAGCAGGCGCGGCACGGTCTCCAGCGGCAGCAGGCTGAACATCATCAGCCCGATGTAAAGCGCGACAAAGGCCAGGCGCAGACCCATGATCCGGGGGACTGAGGCGCGGATCGCATCAGCCATCCTGGGCGCCCTCCGCAAGGCCGGGGGCCGTTATGTCGCTGGCCTCGGGCAGGGCCACGGGACCGGCAATCCCCGGCCCCTGAAGCGGCGGCGGCGGCGGGGTGATCAGCCCGCCCGGTTCATGCAGCGCTTCGGTGCCGCGACTGCGCAGCACGCGCAGGAATTCGAGGCGTTCGTAATCCGCCGCCAGCCGGACCCGCAGGCGGCCGCTGGCGTCCTGGGCGACATGGCCGACCAGCAGCCCGGCGGGAAAGACATCACCGTCGCCGGAGCTGACGACCCGGTCGCCGGGCCGCACAAGATCCGGGTTTTCGATGAAATCCACCGGCGGGGCGGCGGTATTGTTGCCCATCACCATGCCATCCTGCCCCGATGGCTGGATCGAAACCGGCAGCCGCGACGAGGTATCGGTCAGCAGGATCACCCGGCTGACCTCGGATCCCACACCCGAGATACGCCCAACCAGGCCGATGCCGTCCATTGCCGCCCAGCCATCGACGATCCCGTCGCGCACGCCGATGTTCAGCAGCACCGATTGCCGGTACGGAGAGCCTGAATCGGCCATCACCACCCCGGTCACATAGGTCAGCTGCGGATCGAGGCGGACGTTGTTTAGGTCCAGCAGCCGGGCGTTTTCCTGTTCCAGCTGCAGGGCGGCCTCTTTCCAGGCCTTCATCTGCTGCAATTCGCGGCGCAGTTCCTGGTTCTGATCGTGAATGCGGGCGTAGCTTTGGAAATCGCGGACCAGTTTCACCGCGCCGGTGACAGGGGCCATGGCCCAGTCCATCCCCGGCATCACCCGGTCGATCACATGCGACCGGAACCGTTCGACCCGCGGGCTGTCGATGCGCCAGACCAGAAAGATCGCCACCAGCACCAGCACGGCGATCCCGGCCAGCAACCGGCGGATCGGGGTGACGTAGTCTTCGTCCTGTTGGCGATCCTTGGCCATGGGACTCCAAGCCGTTCAGGGGGTTAACGACTCCGACCCGGTGGGGCACACCGGGTCGGGAAGAGAAGGCGTGCCGTCAGAGTGGTCGGCTCAGCTGTCGTAGTCAATCGCGTGGCGCAGTTGCTTTTCGTATTCCAGCGCCTTGCCGGTGCCGAGGGCCACGCAATTCAGGCTTTCATCTGCAATGGAAACGGCCAGCCCGGTCTGTTCGCGCAGCGCCAGATCAAGGTCGCCCAGCAGCGCGCCGCCGCCGGTCAGCATGACGCCGCGGTCGACGATATCTGCCGCGAGGTCGGGTGGGGTGGCTTCCAGGGCGGTCATGACCGCTTCGCAGATCTGCTGGACCGGCTCGGACAGGGCCTCGGCGATCTGGGCCTGGGTGACCTCGATCTCCTTGGGGACACCGTTCAGCAGGTCGCGGCCGCGCACCTTCATCGAGGCGCCGCGCCCGTCGTCGGGCATCCGGGCCGTGCCGATGGAGGTCTTGATGCGTTCGGCGGTCGATTCGCCGATCAGCAGGTTCTGCTGGCGCCGCAGGTAGGAAATGATGGCTTCGTCCATCCGGTCACCGCCGACCCGCACCGAGCGGGCGTAGACGATATCGCCCAGCGACAGCACGGCCACCTCGGTGGTGCCGCCGCCGATGTCGACGACCATGTTGCCGGTCGGGTCGGTGATCGGCATGCCGGCCCCGATGGCCGCCGCGATGGGTTCCGCGATCAGCCCTGCGCGGCGTGCGCCGGCAGACAGGACGGATTGCCGGATCGCGCGCTTTTCAACCGGCGTGGCACCATGGGGGACGCAGACGATGATCTTGGGTTTCGAGAAGGTAGAGCGCTTGTGCACCTTGCGGATGAAATACTTGATCATCTCTTCGGCCACGTCGAAATCTGCGATGACCCCTTCGCGCATCGGGCGGATCGCCTCGATGCTGCCCGGTGTCCGGCCAAGCATCAGCTTGGCGTCCTCGCCCACGGCCAGGACCTTCTTGATGCCGTCCTTGACGTGGTAGGCAACCACGGAAGGTTCCGACAGGACAATGCCGCGCCCCTTGACGTAGACCAACGTGTTCGCGGTCCCAAGGTCGATCGCCATGTCCGAAGAAAAGAGCCCAGGCATTCTGCTGAAAAGAGCCATTCGTTGTGCTGTCCCGATTTCGTTCCCCAACAGGTCCAGCGACACTGCCGGTCCGGACCGTTCGTCCTTATAGGCCCCGCATATCCTTGAGGAAAGGGGAGGGCGGTGTCATTTCAGCGTCTTTTCGCCACGAAGCCGTGATTTCTCGGGGCTGACGGCGCGGGAACCGTCGGGGATTGAATGCGGGGCGGGCAGGGCGTATCGCCATGGCATGTTATCTTATCAGCATATCTATCATGCCGGGAATCCGGCCGATCTGCACAAGCATGCGCTTCTGGCGGTTATGCTGGCGCGCATGGTGGCCAAGCCCAAGCCGATGACCTATGTCGAGACCCACGCCGGACGCGGTCTTTACGACCTCACGAGCGTCGAGGCCCGCAAGACCGGCGAAGCCGAGGCCGGCATCGGACGCCATGCCCACGCGTTTGCGCCCGACCACCCCTATGCCATGGCGTTGCAGGCATTGAGGGCCGAAAAGGGCGCTTCTGCCTACCCCGGATCGCCACTGCTGGCGGCGGGGCTGCTGCGCGATTGCGACCGTCTGCATCTGGCCGAACTACATCCGCGCGAATATGCGGCGTTGCGTCAGGCCATGGGCCGGCAGGTGAGTCTGGGTCAGGCCCTGCTGCACCGTCAGGACGGCTTTGCCATGGCGCAATCGGTCTGCCCGCCCGACCCGAGGCGCGGGCTGATCCTGATTGATCCGTCCTACGAGGTGAAGGCCGATTACGATGCGATCCCCGGTTTCGTGAAGACGCTGCATCGCAAGTGGAATGTCGGTGTGATCGCCCTGTGGTACCCGATCCTGCGCGATGGTCGGCACAAGGATATGCTCACGGCGCTGGAGGCGCTCGACCTGCCCGTCGTGCTGCGCAGCGAACTGACCTTTCCACCCGTGCGCGCTGGACATGGCATGGTCGGCAGCGGCATGTTCATCGTCAACACGCCCTTCGGGACCGAGGACGAGGCGGCGCGGTTGCGCGGGCTTTTCGCCGGGTAGGGGGCCAGCCCCCAAGGCTCGGGGTGCCGAGCCTTCCCCCGGAGTATTTTCGGCCAGATGACAGGAGCCCTGTGATGACCGAGTTCGACAAGATGATGGCGGGGGAATGGTACAATGCGCTGGATCCCGCGCTGGAAAGGCGGCGCCAGGCTGCGCGGGTGGTCGAGCATCAGCACAACAGCACGCATCCGGACCGGCGCGGGGCGATCGGGGCCGGGTTGCGGGCGATCTTTGCGGAAGTTGGCGAAGGGGCCTGCATCGAGGCGCCGTTTCACATCGCCTACGGGTTCAATATCCGGCTTGGGGCGGGATGCTATCTGAATGCGAACTGCGTGATCCTGGATTCCGCACCGGTGACCATCGGGGCGCGGTGCCTGCTTGGGCCGGGGGTCAAGATCTGCTGCCCGGATCATCATCGCGACCCGGTGCAGCGCAGTCAGGGGCTGGAGATCGCCCGGCCGGTGGTTCTGGAACCCGACGTCTGGCTGGCGGCTGGGGTGATCGTCTGTGGCGGTGTCACTATCGGGGCGGAGGCCATCGTCGGTGCGGGTTCGGTCGTCACCCGCGACGTGGCGCCGGGGGCGAAGGTGGCCGGGGTGCCGGCGCGCGCGATCTGATCCCCGATCCGGTCTTGCGCCCGCATCGCGAAGCGGGCTTTCTGCGCCGGGGAGGCGACAGCAAGCAGGAGAGCCCATGCGTGGTAAGATCACACGGCAAGCGACGCGGATTGCCTACAAGAACAACTGGATGACGGTCCACGAAGACGATGTGACCTTTCCCAACGGGCACCAGAGCATCTTTGGCGTCGTCGAAAAACCCGATTTCGTCGCGGTGATTCCGGTCGATGCAGAGGGGCGGATCCATCTGGTCAGCCAGTACCGCTATGCGGTTTCGACCCGGACCTGGGAGATCCCGCAGGGCGCCTGGCCCAACCGCCCGGATGCGCCGCCCGAGGAGGTGGCCCGAGGAGAATTGCGCGAGGAAACCGGCTTTCGCGCCGCCAGCATGGAGTTGCTGGGCCGCATGTACCAGGCTCCGGGTCTCTCGACGCAAAGCTGCCATCTGTACCTCGCCACGGGCCTGACGGCGGGCGAGACGGAGCGCGAAGTGACCGAGAGCGATATGGAATGCGCCGGTTTCACGCTGGCGCAATTGCGCGGGATGATCGCGGCGGGCGAAATCATGGATGGCACCAGCATGGCGGCCTTCGGGATGCTGGCGCTTCAGGGGCGGCTCGACAGCCTCGGCTGAGGACGGAGTGTTGGGCTGCGGTGGCCCTTGTCGGACGGGCCGGCGGCGCTATTGTCGCAACAGGCGCCGGGCAGCACGCGCAAGGGGGATACATGAGCGGATTACTGGCACTTCTTGACGACGTGGCGGCCATCGCCAAGCTGGCGGCGACCTCGGTCGATGATGCCTTCGGGCAAGCGATGAAGGCGTCCTCCAAGGCGGCGGGGGCGGTCATCGACGATGCGGCCGTGGCGCCGAAATATGTTCAGGGCTTTTCCGCCGCGCGGGAACTGCCGATCGTCGGGAAGATTGCGCTCGGCTCGCTGCGCAACAAGGCGCTGTTGCTGCCGGGGCTGCTGTTGTTGTCCTATTTCCTGCCGCAGGCGATTGCGCCGCTGCTGATGCTGGGCGGGGCCTATCTGTGTTTCGAGGGGGCCGAGAAGGTCTGGCATGTGCTCAGTCCGGGCCATCATGATCTGGCCGAGGCGGTCGAGCGCAAGAAGGCGGATCCGCATCTTGAGAAAAAGAAGGTGAGCGGCGCGATCAAGACGGATTTCATCCTGTCCGCCGAGATCATGACGATCACCCTTTCGGCCCTGCCCGAGGGCCAGTCGATCTGGGTGGAGGCCGGGGCGCTGGCGATTGCCGGTCTGCTGATCACCTTCGTGGTCTATGGCGCCGTGGCGCTGATCGTGAAGGCGGATGACCTTGGCCTGGCGATGGCGCAGCATGGCCGCCTGGGTCTGACCCGCGGCCTCGGCCGGCTGATCGTCAAGGGCATGCCGACCTTCCTGAGCGCGCTGACGATCGTCGGTACCGCCGCGATGATCTGGGTTGGTGGCTCGATCATTGTGCACGGCGTTTCCGAGATGGGCTGGCATCTGCCCGAAGAGATGATCCACCATGCCTCGGAAGTCGTGTCGCAAGGGCTTGAGACGGGTCGGGCCGCTGTCGCCTGGGTGGTGACGGCCTTCCTGGACGGAGTGCTGGGGCTGGCGCTTGGCGCGGTGATTGTGGCGGGTTGGAGCCTGATATCCGGCGTGTTCTCGAAGGGGCATGGCAAGGCGTCCTGAGCTGGCGAACCCTGTAGCTGCT
The Pseudooceanicola algae genome window above contains:
- the proS gene encoding proline--tRNA ligase, producing MRLSRYFLPVLKETPAEAQIASHRLMLRAGMIKQASAGIYSWLPLGYKILKKIETIVHEEQVRAGHIPMLMPTLQSADLWKESGRYDAYGPEMLRIRDRQDRDMLYGPTNEEMITDIFRSYVRSYKDLPLTLYHIQWKFRDEIRPRFGVMRGREFLMKDGYNFDLTKEDALHAYNRHLVSYLRSYERMGLQAIPMRADSGPIGGDDTHEFLVLAETGESEVFYDAEITDLKFGDREIDYDSVEQCQGVLEEFTSRYARTDETHDEAVWADVPEDRRRVARGIEVGQIFYFGTKYSEAMNAVVQGPDGKQAPVHMGSHGIGVSRLLGAIIEANHDDKGIIWPEGVTPFHVGIVNIKSGDAEADAACEDLYKSFVKLGLEPLYDDRNERAGGKFATMDLIGLPWRVTVGPRGLKNGVVELTSRRTGESEELPPEEAVAKIAAIYAGV
- a CDS encoding 2-hydroxyacid dehydrogenase; the protein is MTNVLFAAISPKWKEYESPLRDAFAKAGLDDIDLRKDFAPEEVDYIVYAPNSEIQDFTPFTRCKAVLNLWAGVESVVGNDTLTQPLCRMVDHGLTRGMIEWVTGHALRHHLDIDYFLNHQDGTWEHRVPPLARERPVTILGLGELGTACAKALTDLEFPVTGWSRSPHDIEGITCLHGADGLETALSGAQILILLLPLTAETEDLLDAERLALLPHGAVLLNPGRGPLIVDEALIAALDSGQVAHATLDVFRAEPLPVEHPFWAHPGVTVCPHIASATRAITAAEVIAENIKRGEAGQPFLYLVDRERGY
- the rodA gene encoding rod shape-determining protein RodA, translating into MSYLEYSVKSVPSGLRKVFYFNWPLALLIAAVASAGFLMLYSVAGGNLSTWAEPQMKRFAVGMVMMFVIAMVPIWFWRNMSVLAYAISLMLLVFVEFFGTVGMGAQRWIDIGPLRLQPSELMKIALVMFLAAYYDWLPVRKVSHPVWVTIPVLIVILPTVLVLKQPDLGTAILLLTGGGAVMFLAGVHWAYFAAVIGAAVGLVWTVFESRGTDWQLIKDYQFRRIDTFLDPSQDPLGAGYHITQSKIALGSGGWAGRGYMQGTQSRLNFLPEKHTDFIFTTLAEEFGFIGGTSLLILYALIILFCVSSAMNNQNRYAALLTLGIATTFFLFFAVNMSMVMGLAPVVGVPLPLVSYGGSAMLVLMLAFGLVQSAHVHKPR
- the mrdA gene encoding penicillin-binding protein 2; the encoded protein is MRRTAKDTQVSTRRIGRRTLVLGGMQLGFVGLLAWRMRFLQVDQADQFRMLAEENRINMRLIPPSRGEIFDRNGIAIASNEPAYRITMVEEDAGDVDAVIDRLSQLVHLDEQDIARARAEMQRSAPFLPITLADRVSWTDVSRIAVNTPALPGITPEVGLSRNYPLNQDFAHVVGYVGPVSDYDLGKIEDPDPVLMIPRFQIGKVGLEAKMEDSLRGSAGAKRVEVNAVGRVMRELDRREGQAGANIQLTTDYLLQNYVQARLGEESAAAVVIDCTNGDILAIGSAPSFDPNLFVRGISVADYRMLTGNNFRPLANKTVQGIYPPGSTFKMVVALAGLEAGVITEHDTYYCNGHLEVSNRRFHCWRSGGHGSLNTVGSLRESCDVFYYQLALEVGIERISDMARRLGIGVPHDLPMSAVATGLAPTKEWKREVRGQEWVIGDTVNSSIGQGFVLASPMQLAVMTARIASGNNVTPRLIKTIDGVEQPSGAGESLGISASSLRTVREGMFEVSNARRGTGYGSRVIAENLRMAGKSGTSQVRNITAAERAMGVTSNADLPWERRDHALWVDYAPYDNPKVAVAVVVEHGGGGSSVAAPIARDITLQAIYDGDPPLDAYPAKDREHIAEQQKRLRALRPRIDREKMSRA
- a CDS encoding rod shape-determining protein MreD gives rise to the protein MADAIRASVPRIMGLRLAFVALYIGLMMFSLLPLETVPRLLAGPDLMLALTLVWAIRRPELVPSPMLAVLFLFSDLLLMRPPGLLAALSLFLIHRLKRYSRAMRERTFLTEWLAASVTCAVILLSYRLGLVLFVLDRPQIAVTLSQLVATVAIYPAASVFSNLFFGLRRAAVGEVDNLGHRI
- the mreC gene encoding rod shape-determining protein MreC yields the protein MAKDRQQDEDYVTPIRRLLAGIAVLVLVAIFLVWRIDSPRVERFRSHVIDRVMPGMDWAMAPVTGAVKLVRDFQSYARIHDQNQELRRELQQMKAWKEAALQLEQENARLLDLNNVRLDPQLTYVTGVVMADSGSPYRQSVLLNIGVRDGIVDGWAAMDGIGLVGRISGVGSEVSRVILLTDTSSRLPVSIQPSGQDGMVMGNNTAAPPVDFIENPDLVRPGDRVVSSGDGDVFPAGLLVGHVAQDASGRLRVRLAADYERLEFLRVLRSRGTEALHEPGGLITPPPPPLQGPGIAGPVALPEASDITAPGLAEGAQDG
- a CDS encoding rod shape-determining protein, which translates into the protein MALFSRMPGLFSSDMAIDLGTANTLVYVKGRGIVLSEPSVVAYHVKDGIKKVLAVGEDAKLMLGRTPGSIEAIRPMREGVIADFDVAEEMIKYFIRKVHKRSTFSKPKIIVCVPHGATPVEKRAIRQSVLSAGARRAGLIAEPIAAAIGAGMPITDPTGNMVVDIGGGTTEVAVLSLGDIVYARSVRVGGDRMDEAIISYLRRQQNLLIGESTAERIKTSIGTARMPDDGRGASMKVRGRDLLNGVPKEIEVTQAQIAEALSEPVQQICEAVMTALEATPPDLAADIVDRGVMLTGGGALLGDLDLALREQTGLAVSIADESLNCVALGTGKALEYEKQLRHAIDYDS
- a CDS encoding 23S rRNA (adenine(2030)-N(6))-methyltransferase RlmJ, giving the protein MLSYQHIYHAGNPADLHKHALLAVMLARMVAKPKPMTYVETHAGRGLYDLTSVEARKTGEAEAGIGRHAHAFAPDHPYAMALQALRAEKGASAYPGSPLLAAGLLRDCDRLHLAELHPREYAALRQAMGRQVSLGQALLHRQDGFAMAQSVCPPDPRRGLILIDPSYEVKADYDAIPGFVKTLHRKWNVGVIALWYPILRDGRHKDMLTALEALDLPVVLRSELTFPPVRAGHGMVGSGMFIVNTPFGTEDEAARLRGLFAG
- a CDS encoding sugar O-acetyltransferase, translating into MTEFDKMMAGEWYNALDPALERRRQAARVVEHQHNSTHPDRRGAIGAGLRAIFAEVGEGACIEAPFHIAYGFNIRLGAGCYLNANCVILDSAPVTIGARCLLGPGVKICCPDHHRDPVQRSQGLEIARPVVLEPDVWLAAGVIVCGGVTIGAEAIVGAGSVVTRDVAPGAKVAGVPARAI
- a CDS encoding NUDIX domain-containing protein, encoding MRGKITRQATRIAYKNNWMTVHEDDVTFPNGHQSIFGVVEKPDFVAVIPVDAEGRIHLVSQYRYAVSTRTWEIPQGAWPNRPDAPPEEVARGELREETGFRAASMELLGRMYQAPGLSTQSCHLYLATGLTAGETEREVTESDMECAGFTLAQLRGMIAAGEIMDGTSMAAFGMLALQGRLDSLG